The Pseudomonadota bacterium DNA window GCCGGCATACTGGCGGTACTCGTCCATACGCGCCTGGTTCATGGCGAGCCGGATGTTGGAGACCTTGGCGAAGCCGACGCGTTGGCCGGTCTCCTCCTCAAGCTCCTGATAGAAGCGCACGGCGAACTTGTGCACCTGGCCGACCGAGTAGCTCATGTTGAACAGCGGCAGGAGGCCCGCGGCGTGCCAGGTCGAGCCGGACGTCAGCTCCTTGCGTTCGACCAGAACGACATCGGACCAGCCCTTCTTGGCCAGGTGATAGAGGGTACCGACGCCGACAACGCCGCCACCGATAACAACGACCCGTGCATGGCTCTTCATGAATGCCTCTCCCCTGCACCGCCCGCTTTGGCGCGGTTGGTCCTGTCGTAACAAAAGCCAGGGCGCTTCACTAGCGTCCGCCAAGGCCCGCCATTGTCACGCAGGCGACACCGACTGTGCGTGTGCCGTCATGACGGCGCCGATTCGGCGGCGAGACGAGCCCCGCCTGCAAAAGCGCCGCTGTGTGACCGCCATCCTGGCCTGGAGCACGCGGAAGTCGCATAATCGTGGGTGATTGCGATCTTAGGGAGTAGGCCATGCCTATCCTGGTTGTTCTGACCCTGCTGGTTCAGATCGCCGCCTGCATTCATGTCGCCCGCAATGGGCGCGAGTACTGGTGGATCCTGTTCATCATCGCCGCGCCGTGGCTGGGCGCGCTCGTCTACTTCGCGGTCCACATCCTGCCCGGCATGCGCCACAGCAAGGCGGCGAAACAGATCAAGACGGATGTCGGCAAGCTGATCGACCCGGACAAGGATTACCGTCTGGCGGCCAACGACCTGGCCGACGTGGAGACCGTCGAGACACTGTCAGCGATGGCCGAACAATTGATGCAGCGGCAGCGCTATGAGGAGGCCGCCGTCCTGCTGAATCGCTCGCTGAAGGGCGTCCACGAGCATGATGCCGACACCCTGATCCGGCTCGCCGAAGCCTACTTCCTGGACGACAAGTTCGACGCGGCGCTCGGCGCGTTGGACCGGGTCCAGGAGCACCATCCGGGATACCGTTCACGCGCGGGCCATCTGCTCTATGCGCGCAGCCTGGAAGCCCTGGGCCGTGACGACGAAGCGCTCTCGACCTATGCCGATCTGGTCGGCTACGCCAACGAGGAAGAGCCGCGCGTGCGCTATGCCCTGTTGCTCCGCAAGACCGGACGACCGGACGAAGCGCGAGGGATGTTCGAGACTGTCGTCAACAGTGTCGAGCGTGGCGGCAAGGTCTATTTCCAGAGTCAAAAAGACTGGTACCAGGTCGCTAAGGATAATCTTTAACTCGCCGTCTCTAGCCCGCCCGCTCTAGCCCGGCGGTCAATTTGCTTGGCTATGTGATGGGCCGCGTCTTAGAGCAGATCCTGTTTTGATGGAATCGCTTCGCGAGTCCGTTAAGGCAGGTGATTCTGCTCTACTCACAGATCGAGAGCGGATTCACATGGTCAGGTGAAACCGTCAGAGGTTCCACCTGACCATGATCCGCTCTAGGGTCGCATCCATGACATCCGAGGGTATTGGCGCGCCGGTCAGGCGCAAGGAAGATCGGCGGTTTCTGACCGGGCGCGGGAACTATGTCGGCGACTATCACGTACCCGGTGCGCTGCATCTGGCGTTCGTCAGGTCGATCCATGCGCACGCCACGATCAGCACCATCGATACGTCGGCCGCGCGGAGCATGCCGGGCGTCGTCGATGTCCTGACCGGCGAGGATCTGGAAGCCGACGGCATCAAACCGATCCCCAATCGGATCGCATTCGACGGCAGCGACGGCAGGCCGCTGCCGATCCTGCCCCGGCCCGCCCTGGTTCGCGACATCGTCCGGGTTGTCGGCGACGCGGTGGCCGTTGTCGTCGCGGAGACCAGCGACGCCGCGCACGACGCCGCCGAAGCGGTTCACGTCGACTATGACGACATACCCGCCGTCGTCACCATGGATCAGGCGCGCGCCGACGACGCCGAGACGATCTGGGCCGATGCACCGGGCAACCTTGCCTATGTCTGGCAAAGCGGCGACGCGCCAGCGGCCGAAGAAGCATTCGCCAACGCCGCCCATGTCGTCAGCTTGGACCTCGTCAACAACCGCATCACCGCCAACCCGATGGAGCCGCGCCTTGTGGTTGCCGAGCCGGATGCGACGACCGGCGGTTTGATCTTCACCTTGGGCAGTCAAGCGCCGCACCTGCTGCGCACGCGTCTCGCCGGACTGTTGGACATGCAGGAATCGCAACTGCGTATCGTCTCGCCCGACTTCGGCGGCGGGTTCGGCATGCGCGGTTCGACCCCCTACCCCGAAGACATCGTTGCGTGCTGGCTTGCCCGGCGTCTGGATCGTCCGGTGCGTTGGACGGGCACACGCCACGAGGTGCTGATGACCGACACCCAGGCGCGCGACCAGGAGACGCGGGCCGAACTGGCGCTGGACGGCGACGGCCAGTTTCTTGCGCTGCGCGTTCACACGAGAGTCAATCTGGGCGCCTATCTGATCGGCATCGGAGCAACCCTGCCAATCAATCTCTATGCCCCGCTGATCGCCGGCATCTACCGGATCGGCGCCGTCGACATGAACATCGAGGGTATCCTGACCAATACGGTGCCGACGGCGCCCTATCGCGGCGCCGGCCGGCCTGAGGCCGCCTACGTCATAGAGCGTCTCGTCGACGAGGCCGCGGTCGCGACGGGCATCGACCGGATCGAGATAAGACACCGCAACATGTACCGGCCCGACGACCTGCCGGCCACCAACGTGACCGGCCTGACGATCGACAGCGGCGACTTCGCCGCGGTTATGGATCGCGCGCTGAATGGCGCGGCGGCGACGGACTTCGCGGCACGGCGGTCACGGTCTGAAGCCGGCGGCCGCTATCGCGGCCTTGGTTTCGCGACCTATATCGAATCGGCCGCCGACGGCTCGCCGACCAGCTATGAGTCCGCGCGGCTTCGGGTGAACCCGACCGGCAGCGCCACGCTGCATGTCGGCACCCACAGCCACGGCCAGGGCCATGCGACCGCGTTCGTGCAAATCGCCGCCGACCGGCTGGGCCTGCCGATCGACGCCATTGACCTCGCGTTTGGCGATACGGAGCGCGAGCCCTATGGCCTGGGCACCTATGCGTCGCGCTCGCTGGTCTCTGCCGGCCCAGCCATTGCGGTAGCAACCGACAAGGTGATCGCCAAGGGGCGGCATATCGCCGCCCACCTGCTGGAGGCCGATGTCGACGACGTCACCTATGCCGACGGCATGTTCGCCGTCGCCGGCACCAACCGCCAGGCAAGCTTTGCCGAGATAGCCGAGGCCGCCTATGTGCCGCACAACTTTCCCCATGACCGGCTGGAGCCCGGCCTGGACGAAACCGCGTTCAACAAAGTCAAGGCCGCGACGTTCCCCAATGGCTGCCACGTCGCGGAGGTCGAGATCGACCCCGACACCGGTGTCGTCACGCTGCTCAACTACGTCTGCGTCGACGATATCGGCACGGTGGTCAACCCGATGATCGCCGAGGCGCAGGTCCACGGTGCAGTCGCCCAGGGCGTCGGCCAGGCGCTGATGGAGCTGTGCCACTATCATCCCGATACCGGCCAGTTTCAGTCCGCGACGTTTCTGGACTACTGCATGCCGCGCGCCGGCGACCTGCCGATGGTCGACTGGTCGGCCCGACCGGTGCCGACAGGCACCAACAGCCTGGGCGTCAAAGGCGTCGGCGAGGTCGGCACCATCGCCGCACCCCCGGCGGTGATGAACGCGATCCTGGACGCGCTGCGCCCGATCGGCGTCACCCGTCTGGACATGCCGGCGACGGCTGAGACCGTGTGGCGAGCGATCCGGGATGCCCGGACCTGATCATCCGGCTTGCCTTGCGGCCAGCCTTCAGGAGATCCGCGCAGGCCGGGCCGACGTACCTTGATTGGGTCCGCTCGCGGACCGATCTAAGGATCAAGCCTTGCGAAGGAGACGGTCGATGAGTGGGAATGCGGACATCTTTGGATTGCATCACAACGCCTATCGCTGCCGCGACGCCGAGCAGACCCGGCAGTTCTACGAGGGCTTTCTGGGCCTGGAACTGGCCGAGGCGTTCGAGATCGCGACGACGCAGACCGGGCGCGACACCAGGGTCCTGCATGTCTTCTTTGAGATGGGCGACGGGTCGTTCCTTGCTTTCTTCGAGGCGCCGGGCCAGCCCTTCACGTTCAGGGACCAGCACGACTTCGACCTGCACATCGCGCTGGAAGTCAGCATGGAGACGCTGCACGCGATGTTCCAAAAGGGCAAGGACGCGGGCATCGAGACGCGCGGCATCGCCGACCACGGCTTCATCCACTCGATCTACTTCCGCGACCCCAACGGTTATGTCATCGAACTGACCGCCAAGACCGACACGCGCGACGCCGAGGAATGGGACCGCGTGAAAAGCGGCGCGCGGGAAACACTCGACAAGTGGACGGCAACCAAACCGGCTGACGCGGCCTGACATCCGGATGACAGCGCGCTAGTCTGGCTGGCATGTCAGAGGCCGCACGCAAAGCGATCGACGGCGACGGGCCGTTCTTCACCTTGCCACCACGCTGGTTCACCGATCCGGCGATCCTGGCGCGCGAGAAAGAAACCATCTTCTACAAGAGCTGGCGCTATGTCGGCCACCAAAGCGATCTGCCGGAACCCGGCAGTTACATCACCTGCCGCATCGTCGATCAGGAGATCTTTCTGATCCGCAGCCGGGATGGCGCGATCAAGGGCTTCTACAATGTCTGCCGTCATCGCGCCCATGAGCTGCTGGAGGGTCGCGGGCGAATCAAAGCAGTGATCACCTGCCCCTATCACGCCTGGGCCTATGACAGCGATGGCGCATTGCGCTCGGCACGCCTGTCGGACGGCGTGCGGGGCTTCGACAGAACAGATTTCAGCCTGACGCCCGTCCGTGTCGAATCGATGCTGGGCCTGTTGTTCGTCAACCTCGATCCGGACGCCGCGCCCTTCGCCGACCAGTTCGACGGTCTAGCCGACGAAATCACGTCGCTGGTCCCGTCATTTCAAGACCTGGTCAAGGTCGATGGTCAGCGCACGCGCAACGACAGCGATAACGGCGTCGACCTGAAGGCCAACTGGAAGGTGCTGATGGACAATTGCAGCGAGTGTTATCACTGCGACCCCGCCCATCCGGCCTTCGTCGATCTGGTCGACATGGAAAGCTACACGATCGAACTCAACACGATGTACACGCGCCACGAGATGGCGTGCACGAAACCCGCCAACGCCGCCTATGACTATCGCGCCGATACATCCGTGACGAAGGCCGTCTTCTGGCACCTGTGGCCGAACATGACCTTGGGCGTCATGCCGGGCTCACCGAACTTCGACGTGTTTATGTTCGAGCCCATTGACGTCGCGTCGACGCGCCTGGGCGGCGACAGCTTCCGGCTACCAGATGGCGCCGGCGAAACGGACGCCGCGCGGGCGCGTTACGGATCGAATGTGCTGTGGCCCGAGGACCGGGATCTCTGTGAATCCGTCCAGCGCGGTCTTCATTCGCGCGGCTATGAGCGAGGCCGTTTCATGGTCGACAGTCAGCGCAGCGCCATTTCCGAACACGTGCCCGCGTTCTTCCACCACAAGGTCGCCGAAGCGCTCGGCGAGGTCTGATGCCTAGACGGGCGCCATGCCCTTTTCGGCCAGTTCCTTCTTCGCCTCGTCGGTCTTGTCGAGTCCTTCAAGGCCCATGCCTTTCAGGACGCCCGGCGCCTTGGTGTACTGGATGTTCTGATAGGTCGTGATCTCCACCCGGTTGCCCCAGGGGTCGAGAAAGTCGAGGAACCGGCCAGGCAGCACCTCGACACCCATTGCCTTCAGAGTCTCGCGCACCAACTCCTTGTCATCGACAGCAATCCCGAAATGTCGTTTATCATCAGGTGATTGCGAGCGCCCCTTGGCAAAATTAATGAACTGATCACCGAAGTAGATAAACGCGGCATTCTCGCTTTGCGACTTAAGCTCAAAGTTTAAGAAGCCGCCGTAGAAGGCGAGCGCCTCATCGATATCACCTACTTCCAGCGCGATGTGATTGATACCCACCGCGTTGGCCTTCCTGCTCACCTGCTGTGCCGTCATGGCATCCTCCTGATGGCTGTCGACTAAAGCATGGGAACGCGCGCCGTACGCTTCAAGGATGCGTCACGCCTCGCCACAGGCCGCCGGTTGGCAACACTGTCATGACCTCGGCACGGATGGAGAAATAAGTTGCGAATGATTCTCATTCGCAGATATGGTTCGGCTCGCGTGGCGGGTGGACCGCGCGCTCGGCCCTCGGAACCCGTGGGCCGCAGACACCATGAGCAACCGCGGGCGCGCTTCGTCGGGCCCGGAGCCTAACGAGGGGAAACGTGCGATGAGCGGTTATTGGGGGCGCCTAAACTCTTGGAATTGGGGTTTCGGAAAGTGGGGTCACGGCCATCATCAACCACCAGTCGATCCCTCGGTGATCGTGCCGGAGGTATCGCTGACGCCCGCCTATCAGCCACTTGAAGGCGTGTTGCTCGGCGACCAAAGGGCCGATGTGGTCTGGCACCTGCGCGACCTGAACGGCGACGGCGACGCAAGCGACGAAGGCGAAACCATCGTCTTCTTCGATGAAACCAACGCTTCCGGCCTGCCGGATCCCACCGGCAATATCTTTAACGTCCACCAAGCCTCCGATGGAACGGTCTATGTCGGCGACGGCAACACAGACAGCGTCTACGCGCTGAACGATCTGAACGGTGACGGTGACGCCAACGACGCCGGCGAGGCGAGCGTCTGGTTCTCCGCTGAGAATGCCGGCGGCCTGCCCTTCGTCACGCCTAACGGCATCGCCGAAGGTCCGGACGGTGCCATCTATCTTGTCAATCCCGGCGTCGTCGCGGGCCCGTTCGATGACGCCGTCTACCGCACCGTCGACCTGAACAACGACGGCGACGCCAACGACCTCGGCGAAGCCACGGTCTGGCTTGATCTGAAGACGCTCAATGCCAGTTCCTCGGCCTTCGATATCTCATTTGCCGGCGACGTCGCCTTCATCTCCGACACCAATGGCGGCGACCCCGACACGATCTATCGCGCAGAAGACACGAACGGTAACGGTACGATCGATCCGGGCGAGGCCAAGGTCTTCATCGACGAGGACAACCCATTTGGCGCGCCTGTGGCATTCACACACGCAGTACAGGGCGACAGCGTGCTGACCTGGCAATTCCTTCCGTCGGGCGGCATTTCGTCGGTCTATCGTCTTACCGATCTGAACGGCAGCGGCGATATCGACCAGGCGGCGGAAGCGCAGGAGGTTTGGAACAGCAGCCTGCTGCCAGAAGGGTTCGACGTCTTCGTCGGTTTTTCGATCGCCGCGTCGGAGAACGGCGACGTCGCCATCACCTCGAACGGCGGTCCCAACCAGCGCAACGTCATCCGTCTGACCGATTTGAACGGCGACGGTGACTTTTTCGATTTCGGCGAGACCATTGTCGCGGTCTCCAACGCGCTTGACCCCGACATCGCCGAGCGGCCCCGGGCTGTCGCCTTCTATGATGACGGCACACCGGACCCGCATCCGCAGACCTATGAGGAAGGCGGGCCGGCCATCGAGTTCGCCACCGATCTCGCCATTACCGACACAGACTCGACCTTGCTCGGCGGCGCCGTGGTCAAGATCGTCGGTGGCCTGGACCCCAAGCACGATCTGCTGTCCGTCGAGCTGCCCAAGCACAGCGGCGTTCATGCGCACTATGACCCCAAGGAGGGCACACTGACGCTGAAGGGTTTGGCGAGTGCCGAGACCTATCAGGAGATCCTGCAGAGCCTCAGTTTCGAAAGCCGCACCGATGACCCGGACGAAACCCTGCGGCAGATCGAAATCACCGTGCAGGACGAGCGCGGCGAAGACGGCAGTTCGACCGCCGTGGCCACGACCATCGCGGTCGAAGCCAATCCCGATTTGAACACCATCTTCGGCAGTGACCGCAGCAACTTCCTCAAGGGTACGAACCAGGACGATCAGATCGTGGCCGGCGACGGCATCGATGTGGTGGATGGCCGCGCCGGCAATGACGTGCTGATCGGCGGGCCCGGCTGGGACAAGCTGAAAGGCGGGCCGGGCGATGACACGTTCATCTTCACCAGCGAGTCGGACACCGACGTCATTACCGACTTCGACCCGCTTCACGACAACGTGGTCCTGAAAGATATCACGCTCAACGGCGAAGCCATCGAGTCACTTGACGAGGCCAGCGCGGCGGCGCAGTCCTTTGGGCCCAACGTCACCATCTACAACTTCGACAACGACGCGACACTATGGATCATTGAAGATCATGGCTTGTATGGGTGAGCCAAAGCCGGCCACCCGTCCACACGGCAAGCCCACCCCGCGGGTCCATTGACGCCAACGGGTGTTCGGGCTCCCTGCGATAGCGCAGAGCGGCGCCATGTCTTTTTGGGTCATGTCACTGGCCGCCGCTCCGATCGCCGTGACCCGGTACGCCGTCAGCCGAACACCTTCTTGACGGCCGGGCGCACGGCGGCGTTGGCCACCACCCGGTTGGCATTGGGGAACTCCTGCATGGTCGGATGGCCCATGTCCGGGCTGAGCCAGGTGGCCAGC harbors:
- a CDS encoding tetratricopeptide repeat protein, with product MPILVVLTLLVQIAACIHVARNGREYWWILFIIAAPWLGALVYFAVHILPGMRHSKAAKQIKTDVGKLIDPDKDYRLAANDLADVETVETLSAMAEQLMQRQRYEEAAVLLNRSLKGVHEHDADTLIRLAEAYFLDDKFDAALGALDRVQEHHPGYRSRAGHLLYARSLEALGRDDEALSTYADLVGYANEEEPRVRYALLLRKTGRPDEARGMFETVVNSVERGGKVYFQSQKDWYQVAKDNL
- a CDS encoding xanthine dehydrogenase family protein molybdopterin-binding subunit, translated to MTSEGIGAPVRRKEDRRFLTGRGNYVGDYHVPGALHLAFVRSIHAHATISTIDTSAARSMPGVVDVLTGEDLEADGIKPIPNRIAFDGSDGRPLPILPRPALVRDIVRVVGDAVAVVVAETSDAAHDAAEAVHVDYDDIPAVVTMDQARADDAETIWADAPGNLAYVWQSGDAPAAEEAFANAAHVVSLDLVNNRITANPMEPRLVVAEPDATTGGLIFTLGSQAPHLLRTRLAGLLDMQESQLRIVSPDFGGGFGMRGSTPYPEDIVACWLARRLDRPVRWTGTRHEVLMTDTQARDQETRAELALDGDGQFLALRVHTRVNLGAYLIGIGATLPINLYAPLIAGIYRIGAVDMNIEGILTNTVPTAPYRGAGRPEAAYVIERLVDEAAVATGIDRIEIRHRNMYRPDDLPATNVTGLTIDSGDFAAVMDRALNGAAATDFAARRSRSEAGGRYRGLGFATYIESAADGSPTSYESARLRVNPTGSATLHVGTHSHGQGHATAFVQIAADRLGLPIDAIDLAFGDTEREPYGLGTYASRSLVSAGPAIAVATDKVIAKGRHIAAHLLEADVDDVTYADGMFAVAGTNRQASFAEIAEAAYVPHNFPHDRLEPGLDETAFNKVKAATFPNGCHVAEVEIDPDTGVVTLLNYVCVDDIGTVVNPMIAEAQVHGAVAQGVGQALMELCHYHPDTGQFQSATFLDYCMPRAGDLPMVDWSARPVPTGTNSLGVKGVGEVGTIAAPPAVMNAILDALRPIGVTRLDMPATAETVWRAIRDART
- a CDS encoding VOC family protein, coding for MSGNADIFGLHHNAYRCRDAEQTRQFYEGFLGLELAEAFEIATTQTGRDTRVLHVFFEMGDGSFLAFFEAPGQPFTFRDQHDFDLHIALEVSMETLHAMFQKGKDAGIETRGIADHGFIHSIYFRDPNGYVIELTAKTDTRDAEEWDRVKSGARETLDKWTATKPADAA
- a CDS encoding aromatic ring-hydroxylating dioxygenase subunit alpha translates to MSEAARKAIDGDGPFFTLPPRWFTDPAILAREKETIFYKSWRYVGHQSDLPEPGSYITCRIVDQEIFLIRSRDGAIKGFYNVCRHRAHELLEGRGRIKAVITCPYHAWAYDSDGALRSARLSDGVRGFDRTDFSLTPVRVESMLGLLFVNLDPDAAPFADQFDGLADEITSLVPSFQDLVKVDGQRTRNDSDNGVDLKANWKVLMDNCSECYHCDPAHPAFVDLVDMESYTIELNTMYTRHEMACTKPANAAYDYRADTSVTKAVFWHLWPNMTLGVMPGSPNFDVFMFEPIDVASTRLGGDSFRLPDGAGETDAARARYGSNVLWPEDRDLCESVQRGLHSRGYERGRFMVDSQRSAISEHVPAFFHHKVAEALGEV
- a CDS encoding VOC family protein — translated: MTAQQVSRKANAVGINHIALEVGDIDEALAFYGGFLNFELKSQSENAAFIYFGDQFINFAKGRSQSPDDKRHFGIAVDDKELVRETLKAMGVEVLPGRFLDFLDPWGNRVEITTYQNIQYTKAPGVLKGMGLEGLDKTDEAKKELAEKGMAPV